The nucleotide sequence GACCTCTGGCTCACCGACGAGCTGTTCACCAACTGCCTGGCCGCCATTGACGAGTTGGGCATTACGGACGACATCCGGCACTCCCTGCGCACCGCCGGCAAGCAGTTGCGCCCCGTTCCTCATGCCCCCGGGCAACCGCTCGCCGAATGGTGGGAGCCGGTCGAGCCCGAGGACCCCGGCCACCGGCACCTCTCCCACCTCTACGGCCTCTACCCGGGCAGCCGGGTCAACCCCGAGCACACCCCGGAACTCCTCACCGCCGCCCGCGCCGCCCTCGACCAGCGCCTGGCCCACGGCGGCGGAGGCACCGGCTGGAGCCTGGCCTGGGTCGCCGCCCTCGCCGCCCGCCTGGGCGACGGGAACGGTGCCCACCGCGCCCTGCGCGACCTGCTGGCCGGATCCACCTCCGACAACCTCCTCGACCTCCACCCGCCCGAGCTCTTCCAGATCGACGGCAACTTCGGCGCCACGGCCGCCATCGCCGAGATGCTGCTCCAGAGCCATACGGACAAGCTGCGGCTGCTCCCCGCCCTTCCCTCGGCCTGGCCCTCAGGAAGCGTCCGCGGCCTCCGCGCCCGGGGCCGCGTCGGGGTCGACCTGGACTGGCAGGACGGCTGCCTGACCACGGCGGGACTGAGCATCACGGCCCCGGGCGTGTACACGCTCACGGCACCGACCGGCGGCCTGCCGCTACGGGTGACGGACGGCGGGGGCGCACCCGTCGCGGCGGCCTGCACGCCCTTGCCGGGCGGGTTCGTACGAGTGGCCTTCACGGCACAGCGGCCATCCATCTTTGCGGTTCGGCCCGATTGATCCGCCGAAGTGCGTGCTGGAACAAGTCGACCTGCTCGGCGAAGAGGTGATCGTACTGCTGCAAGCAGGGCGTTTCCCGCGGGTCCGGTCCTCTGCCTCGGCTCTTTCGGGCCCCGCGTGGCGGGGCCCGTGCAGGGTCAGTTCGCGGGGTCGGCGGTGTGCCCCGGCGGAGAGGCGCCGACGGCAGGGTTTTCCCCGCCAGCCACTGCTCCACCACGGCGATATGGACGGTGGTGGTGGAGACGGCCAGAGGGCCGTCGCGTGCCTGGAGCGCGGCGAGGATCGCCTCGTGGTCCTGGTGGGCTTGGTCCAGGGCGCGCCGGGTGCGGCTGCCCCGGACGATGCGCACGCGCTGGGTACGAGTGGAGAGGACTTGGAGCAGCATCGACAGGACGGGGTGAGGAAGCCGGCAGTGTCGAACAGGAAGTTCGCGGTGGGCGAGAAGACCTGGATGTCGCCGGTCCACCCCACTTCGGTCAGGTCGCGGTCGGCTGGGTGCGGTTGCGCGTCCGCGGTCTCGCGCCGGGCAGCGAGGTCGTCGTACGGCACTGGAAGGTCCTCGTGAACGGGGGCTCGGTACGCGTCCCCTGCGCACGGCGAAGTCGACCGACAGCTACCGCGTGGCGGGCGGGGGCGAGGAGGTGCTGGAGCCGTCTCGAGCCACTCCGTTCTGAACGGGTAACCGCGAGAACTCGACGTCGAGGGTGTAACGACCGGACGACAGCTCACGGTCGGCGTGGCCCGGCCAGCGAAAGACCGCGCGGCTGCCCCTGGGGATGGTCACCGAGACCGTCACGCGATTGTCCTGGCGGTGCCAGTCGACAGCGACTCGGCCGTGGGGGGTCTGCAGTGCGCACCGAGCCCAGTCGATGCCGTCCGCAACCTGCGGTGCCACCAGGATCTCGTGGTAACCAGGGGTCAATGGCGCGATACCTCCTACGGTGCGATGGATCCAGTCGGCTACCGCCCCGAGCGCATAGTGGTTGAAGCTGGTCATGTCGCCCGGGTTGATACGGCCATCCGGCAGCAT is from Streptomyces sp. NBC_01314 and encodes:
- a CDS encoding FCD domain-containing protein translates to MLLQVLSTRTQRVRIVRGSRTRRALDQAHQDHEAILAALQARDGPLAVSTTTVHIAVVEQWLAGKTLPSAPLRRGTPPTPRTDPARAPPRGARKSRGRGPDPRETPCLQQYDHLFAEQVDLFQHALRRINRAEPQRWMAAVP